The nucleotide window ATCTCTATAGTACAGTCCAACCATTTATTCTACTAATCTTCTTCATACATAGAAAAGCAGTAAAATATTCCACTAGATACGCAATGCTCTTAGTTATTttagtcttctttttttttttttgaaataattgcTCATTTTACCTACTTATTATGGAGCAAGAAGGCACGTAGATTGCGTACGATTATTGAGTAATTAACGGAAAAGTTATCTGGACACACACAGTTTTACTAACCAATTAACTTTCCGTACAATGATTGACGTATGCTGTTATTACTTTTGGGAACCAATCTAATCCACGATTCAAGAACATTAAATATATTCAAAGATTTTATACCATAAACTATAAATTGAAAATACACTAATATTGTATGAATACTTTTTAACATTCTTCTTCCTTTCGTccaaaaccatatatatatatacaaaacataCGTATTGTGTTGGAATTCCAAGTATAAACGTACTTTTTAAAAACACAAGCGTAACATAGAGATAGTTTCAATGGTTGAAAAACTTTAATCTCACAGCACAATGAAGGAGAGATATACTCCCCATGGAGTAAGTAGTAGTACCTGTCTATTTCAGACACGGTAAAGTTTAATGATCTGATCGATCTTGGCACGACAAACCGGACATCCCCATTTCTTGGCTTTGATCTCGGTCAAGCAAGACATGCATCCCGCGACATGTCCACACGGTACACAAACAGCTTCAGATGGAGCGTCAAGACATATCGAACACTGTCCAGAGCTTCCGTCATCTTTCTTTTCACCATCTGTTGAAGCTGGAAGGGAAGAAGGAGATGGGACATCGACAGGTGTTGAATCGATTGTTGGGTAATGAATAGGACCTTCCTCTACGGTTTCCATATCCTCATCTGCCAATGGAGGAGCTGATGGCGAAGGTTCATGGACAGTGACGCTTTCATGGCTATTGAAACCAGATGTGCTTGCTTTTCCTGAGGGAGGAGGAGTAGGAGGAAGAGGTGCAGATGATGAGCTTGCTTCACCTATGGAATGGTGATTGATATCTGGTGTGTCACTCATAGCAGGATGAAGTGGTGGCGCAGAAGGTGCAGTTTGGAGAAAGACTGGGGGATGCGCTGGCTGTATAAACCAAATGATTGAGTAAATGAAACAAGAGACCTCTATAAATCCAAATGGCTAATGTATTTGATATTACCTGGGGAATCCCTTTACATGCATCACAAAACCACTTAAGCTGTTGTCCGTCACCTTCAATCGAGGGCGCCAGTTTAAGACGTGTTTCTGTAAGAAAGACAATACAAactttacatgtttctacttcaCTTAAACATAATATCTATAATGCAAGTAACAGATAAACAGAGACATCGATTTTAGATACTTTCTTTGCAAGTTTCAAAACATGGAGGTAGAAGAAAATTAAAGATGTGAACTAAGGATCGGTAGCTAGCAACTAAACAGTGTAGACTTACGCCTAACTACTTGAGGCCTACGTCTCCCATGGGAGGCGCAGGCCCTTCGTCTTTGCCTCCTGCGGCTTGGGACTATCCACCAGCATAAAGTTCAATCATCATCCACAAAAACAAAGAGGTTGCATGTCAACAACATATAAAAAGTAGCAAGAAATTACTTGTGGAGTTATCGACAATCATCACTGAAGTATCAGACTGCTTCCCTTTTGGTTCCTCCAAATTTGCTTTCCACAAGGGCATCACTGTGCGTGGCTGTGCATCCTGATTACATCATAACAGTTTAGAAGCAGATAAACGATAAATCCAACACTTAAAAAGTGAAACATCCTGATATAAATGAT belongs to Brassica rapa cultivar Chiifu-401-42 chromosome A07, CAAS_Brap_v3.01, whole genome shotgun sequence and includes:
- the LOC103828757 gene encoding putative E3 ubiquitin-protein ligase XBAT35 isoform X1, with protein sequence MGQQQSKGELLFQQVSYGNAEGIRSLRREGADLEWMDREGKTPLIMACMNSELYDVAKTLIELGANVNAYRPARHAGTPLHHAAKRGLENTVKLLLSHGANPLVLNDDCQTPLEVARVKGFSNVVRAIESHICLFSGWMREFYGPAILDLFAPQLLSRRVWVVIVPTGSRNPAKPFKLELVVYASLQDAQPRTVMPLWKANLEEPKGKQSDTSVMIVDNSTIPSRRRQRRRACASHGRRRPQVVRQTRLKLAPSIEGDGQQLKWFCDACKGIPQPAHPPVFLQTAPSAPPLHPAMSDTPDINHHSIGEASSSSAPLPPTPPPSGKASTSGFNSHESVTVHEPSPSAPPLADEDMETVEEGPIHYPTIDSTPVDVPSPSSLPASTDGEKKDDGSSGQCSICLDAPSEAVCVPCGHVAGCMSCLTEIKAKKWGCPVCRAKIDQIIKLYRV
- the LOC103828757 gene encoding putative E3 ubiquitin-protein ligase XBAT35 isoform X2, producing the protein MGQQQSKGELLFQQVSYGNAEGIRSLRREGADLEWMDREGKTPLIMACMNSELYDVAKTLIELGANVNAYRPARHAGTPLHHAAKRGLENTVKLLLSHGANPLVLNDDCQTPLEVARVKGFSNVVRAIESHICLFSGWMREFYGPAILDLFAPQLLSRRVWVVIVPTGSRNPAKPFKLELVVYASLQDAQPRTVMPLWKANLEEPKGKQSDTSVMIVDNSTKTRLKLAPSIEGDGQQLKWFCDACKGIPQPAHPPVFLQTAPSAPPLHPAMSDTPDINHHSIGEASSSSAPLPPTPPPSGKASTSGFNSHESVTVHEPSPSAPPLADEDMETVEEGPIHYPTIDSTPVDVPSPSSLPASTDGEKKDDGSSGQCSICLDAPSEAVCVPCGHVAGCMSCLTEIKAKKWGCPVCRAKIDQIIKLYRV